A genomic segment from Nicotiana sylvestris chromosome 1, ASM39365v2, whole genome shotgun sequence encodes:
- the LOC104245131 gene encoding NAC transcription factor 32-like, producing MEYSQAKCFSRPMGHRFHPTDREVLKYLIGFVRDDPLHSQNELMQVADLYADKEPWQIFEAHDQGNNNNNNTRYFITPQKKEKPTWKRVSRTVGKGTWKPQGKGREVFDDKGRLMGYVKSLKYIPANKSSNNVNGEWLMTEYSLFDRYLAAREIKNKGFVICKIKKKGKPGDKKKGNNIDEVVNDENMRDIEEFINTVLQEDVQVEDNGIRSNGTIAKLDDQENNIIQYVEGDQVRDHVLGLLDSTEDIVDVNDHEEYVEDCVDEGVEVQVHLLEEYIDSVLQSEDVQAEDNGMMSSNDIIAKDDEENMEYQVEDNQHATFWASPKDVDMDTINFC from the coding sequence ATGGAGTATTCTCAGGCTAAGTGTTTTTCTCGCCCGATGGGTCATCGCTTTCATCCGACCGACAGGGAAGTGCTCAAGTATCTAATAGGGTTTGTGAGAGACGACCCACTTCACTCTCAGAATGAACTCATGCAGGTGGCGGATCTCTACGCCGACAAGGAGCCATGGCAGATTTTCGAAGCTCATGATcagggaaacaacaacaacaacaacactcGTTACTTCATAACGCCGCAGAAGAAAGAGAAGCCAACGTGGAAAAGAGTTTCAAGAACTGTTGGGAAGGGCACTTGGAAGCCTCAAGGCAAAGGCCGAGAGGTGTTTGATGATAAAGGAAGACTCATGGGTTACGTGAAAAGTTTGAAGTACATCCCCGCTAACAAATCGTCAAACAATGTGAATGGCGAGTGGTTGATGACAGAGTACTCTTTGTTTGATCGTTATCTGGCTGCTAGGGAGATTAAGAACAAAGGTTTCGTAATTTGTAAGATCAAGAAGAAGGGCAAACCTGGTGACAAGAAAAAAGGAAACAATATTGATGAGGTAGTTAATGATGAGAATATGAGAGATATTGAAGAATTTATCAACACCGTGTTGCAAGAAGATGTTCAAGTTGAAGACAATGGTATAAGGTCGAATGGTACTATAGCAAAGCTGGATGATCAAGAGAATAATATTATCCAATATGTAGAGGGAGATCAAGTTAGAGACCATGTACTTGGTTTGTTGGATTCCACAGAGGATATTGTTGATGTGAATGATCATGAGGAGTATGTTGAAGATTGCGTAGATGAGGGGGTTGAAGTTCAAGTCCATTTACTTGAAGAATACATTGATTCTGTTCTGCAATCAGAAGATGTTCAAGCTGAGGACAATGGAATGATGTCGTCGAATGATATTATAGCAAAGGATGATGAAGAGAATATGGAATACCAAGTCGAAGACAATCAACATGCTACATTCTGGGCTTCCCCGAAAGATGTCGATATGGATACTATCAATTTCTGTTAG